A genomic window from Alkalihalobacillus sp. AL-G includes:
- a CDS encoding class II aldolase/adducin family protein, protein MKNFTITGTKPSGFLENFTNGLKETFSEKGYDFEENTDKEIRVVFNIIEPEKPRPFRRKAQATFVISILEVNAEPENTFESAYPYLIRSLANHLIYILHRGDSTELYFVSPEQGFYKMQYGSESDFYENVYNRLEPIASAQLVIDNDFISDLDGAFWDGNETTSKMYESGKKLDGMNLLPAPFPLEKYLNQRDMRQLRKLYGIGGLSYGNLSSRHDDRNFWMSASGIDKSNMKKIGQDILYIKRYNPDKNTMEISIPPNVRPKRASVDAIEHWMIYKDHPDVGAIVHIHAWMDNIEATEVNYPCGTIQLAEAVADLVRKAPDPSRAVIGLKNHGLTITGRDLDDIFDRIDGQIVQQVPMA, encoded by the coding sequence ATGAAAAACTTTACAATTACGGGCACAAAACCAAGCGGTTTTCTTGAGAATTTTACAAATGGATTAAAAGAAACGTTTTCCGAGAAGGGATACGATTTTGAAGAGAATACGGACAAAGAAATAAGAGTTGTATTTAATATCATTGAACCTGAAAAACCTAGACCTTTCCGTAGAAAAGCGCAAGCAACATTTGTAATATCAATTCTAGAGGTTAATGCAGAACCTGAAAACACATTTGAATCGGCATACCCCTACTTGATAAGATCCCTTGCGAATCATTTGATTTATATCCTCCATAGAGGCGATTCGACGGAATTATATTTCGTGTCTCCTGAACAAGGCTTTTATAAAATGCAATATGGTTCTGAAAGCGACTTTTATGAGAATGTTTATAATAGGCTTGAGCCGATCGCTTCTGCACAACTAGTCATCGATAATGACTTTATTTCCGATTTAGATGGTGCTTTTTGGGATGGAAATGAAACAACTAGTAAAATGTATGAGTCTGGGAAAAAATTAGATGGTATGAATCTGCTTCCAGCACCGTTTCCACTTGAAAAATATTTGAACCAACGGGATATGCGGCAATTAAGAAAGTTGTATGGAATTGGCGGTTTAAGCTATGGAAATCTTAGCAGCCGGCATGATGACCGAAATTTCTGGATGAGTGCAAGTGGAATCGATAAATCCAATATGAAAAAAATCGGACAAGATATTTTATATATTAAAAGATATAATCCCGACAAAAACACGATGGAAATCAGTATACCCCCGAATGTCAGGCCAAAGCGAGCTTCTGTGGACGCAATTGAACATTGGATGATATATAAGGACCACCCTGATGTAGGTGCAATCGTACATATCCATGCATGGATGGATAATATCGAGGCAACCGAAGTGAACTATCCCTGTGGAACCATACAATTAGCAGAAGCTGTTGCAGATCTAGTTAGAAAAGCTCCTGATCCATCTCGAGCTGTAATCGGCTTGAAAAATCATGGTCTTACTATTACCGGGCGGGATTTAGATGATATTTTTGACCGAATAGACGGGCAGATTGTTCAACAAGTACCAATGGCATAA
- a CDS encoding zinc-binding dehydrogenase — translation MKAIQFNYHLPRYILTKIAGRFSSKVYWDTRFSCLQFNEQHEQDLPNENWVKVKVKYSGICGSDLNLIFLNDSPATSPYVSFPFTIGHEIVGVVTEVGANVNNIGKGQRIVVDPILSCEAREIENPCHPCQEQNYSLCERKAEGSLSPGLLTGACRDTGGGWSSSFVAHKSQVFPLPDEVNDLNGVMVEPLSCALHSVMRNQPNKGDTVLVIGGGVIGICIIAAIRALDLPCKIVSLVKYEFQGKLASYYGADEIIYLTRSDYVNELVKEINGSVLSPLFGAKVIEGGADLVFECVGKKQSINDALRFTRNGGKVVLLGLAGIMNGIDWTTIWLNELDVKGSFAYSTEAYQGERVRTFAIAIQLIKEGKVDLSPMITHRFPLDDYKGALKAATSKSSRDAVKVVFEP, via the coding sequence TTGAAAGCAATTCAATTCAATTATCATTTACCACGGTATATTTTGACCAAAATTGCAGGACGTTTTTCGTCAAAAGTGTATTGGGATACACGATTTTCCTGTTTACAATTTAACGAGCAACATGAACAGGATTTACCAAATGAGAACTGGGTGAAAGTAAAGGTTAAATATAGTGGGATTTGCGGAAGTGACCTAAATTTAATATTCCTCAATGACAGTCCTGCAACCTCTCCATATGTTTCTTTTCCATTCACAATAGGACATGAAATTGTAGGGGTTGTCACTGAGGTGGGAGCTAATGTCAACAATATTGGAAAGGGACAAAGGATTGTGGTTGATCCTATTTTATCTTGTGAGGCAAGAGAGATAGAAAACCCTTGTCACCCCTGTCAGGAACAGAATTATAGTTTATGTGAACGAAAAGCAGAAGGTTCTCTGTCACCGGGCTTATTGACAGGGGCTTGTCGGGATACAGGTGGGGGGTGGAGCTCTAGTTTTGTAGCCCATAAGAGTCAGGTATTTCCACTTCCTGATGAGGTTAATGATTTAAATGGAGTAATGGTTGAGCCTTTAAGCTGTGCCTTACATAGTGTAATGCGTAATCAGCCGAACAAGGGGGACACGGTTTTGGTAATCGGAGGTGGGGTAATCGGCATCTGTATAATTGCTGCAATTCGGGCCTTGGACCTGCCTTGTAAAATTGTCAGCCTTGTAAAATATGAATTTCAGGGAAAATTGGCATCCTATTACGGTGCAGATGAAATTATTTACTTGACTCGATCGGACTATGTTAATGAATTGGTGAAAGAAATCAACGGTTCCGTTTTATCCCCGTTATTTGGTGCGAAGGTCATTGAAGGCGGAGCAGACCTGGTCTTTGAGTGTGTTGGGAAAAAACAGAGTATTAACGATGCTTTGCGTTTCACGAGGAATGGCGGAAAAGTCGTTCTTTTGGGGCTAGCGGGGATTATGAATGGCATTGATTGGACAACGATTTGGTTAAATGAATTAGATGTCAAAGGAAGTTTTGCATATAGCACAGAGGCTTACCAGGGAGAACGTGTAAGAACGTTTGCAATAGCGATCCAATTGATAAAGGAAGGTAAAGTGGACCTTTCACCAATGATTACACATCGTTTTCCATTAGATGATTATAAAGGTGCTCTAAAAGCAGCTACAAGTAAATCAAGTCGTGATGCGGTAAAAGTAGTTTTTGAACCTTAA
- a CDS encoding alkaline phosphatase family protein, giving the protein MQYVLAIAILITILTVIFFIKARKPVTQSLETKLFKRPSKQVVLLIIDSLMDEPLQKAIKEGRVPAFEFFMKHGSYYPNVVSSYPTMSVTIDSTLLTGTYSDKHQVPALVWYDEKTKRFVSYGSAWKEVLKLGVKNVAKDTLYHLNHTHLSRKVKTIHEELAMTGSQSSSINVLVYRGEDKTMLHLPKLLSKLNIVPEKLHIETSLLFSYGRLAQYSPKNNQNNQLWKGVGFNDKFSAQELVFLIENGKLPAFTIAYFPDLDKNVHKKGPVNHLGAIEKVDKQLQEILNAYESWDEALNDVVWIVMGDSGQATVGNDKNKSFIDLRSILESYRIHKITEPIQEDDQIVLGLNERMTFIYSLDEDLSLEDIVKHLKRDDRIGVIAWKNGTAAKVLAGGNKGLLTFEPNGTYKDRYDQSWSLVGELDVLDLTVENEQIDYGKYPDVLARLYSSLSSHPGRYIVVDAKPGYEFVGEGSPTHLGGASHGSIHKDDSLIPMIVTGTDLKPKHLRIVDMKSWILQILKN; this is encoded by the coding sequence GTGCAATACGTTTTAGCCATTGCTATTCTCATTACTATTTTAACGGTCATCTTTTTTATAAAAGCTCGTAAACCAGTAACTCAATCTCTGGAAACTAAACTTTTTAAAAGGCCATCGAAGCAAGTGGTACTTTTAATCATTGACTCATTAATGGATGAACCACTACAAAAAGCGATAAAAGAAGGAAGAGTACCCGCGTTTGAGTTTTTTATGAAACATGGAAGCTATTATCCCAACGTTGTCAGCAGCTATCCAACTATGTCAGTGACTATCGACAGCACACTTCTGACTGGAACATATTCGGATAAGCATCAAGTACCAGCTCTCGTTTGGTATGACGAAAAAACTAAACGGTTCGTAAGCTATGGAAGTGCTTGGAAAGAAGTACTTAAACTAGGAGTAAAAAATGTTGCGAAAGATACTCTATATCATCTGAATCACACCCACCTCAGCCGAAAAGTGAAAACAATCCACGAAGAACTGGCGATGACCGGATCACAAAGTTCATCAATTAACGTTCTCGTCTATCGCGGGGAAGATAAAACGATGTTACACCTTCCAAAACTGTTATCGAAGTTAAACATAGTACCAGAAAAATTACATATCGAGACATCATTACTATTTTCCTATGGTAGACTTGCGCAGTACAGCCCGAAAAACAATCAAAACAATCAGCTATGGAAAGGGGTTGGGTTCAATGATAAATTTTCTGCTCAGGAATTAGTATTTTTAATTGAAAATGGAAAGTTGCCTGCCTTTACCATAGCCTATTTTCCTGATCTAGATAAAAATGTACATAAAAAAGGACCTGTCAATCATTTGGGTGCCATTGAAAAAGTAGACAAGCAGCTACAGGAAATTTTAAATGCTTATGAGTCATGGGATGAGGCGCTAAACGATGTAGTTTGGATTGTGATGGGGGATAGTGGTCAAGCTACTGTAGGAAATGATAAAAACAAATCATTCATCGATTTAAGATCGATTTTAGAATCGTATAGGATTCACAAGATCACCGAACCAATACAAGAAGACGATCAAATTGTCCTAGGATTAAATGAACGGATGACTTTTATTTATAGCCTTGATGAAGATCTATCCCTTGAAGATATCGTCAAGCACTTGAAACGTGACGATCGAATCGGTGTTATCGCATGGAAAAACGGCACTGCAGCGAAGGTGCTTGCAGGAGGAAACAAAGGCTTGTTAACTTTTGAGCCTAATGGAACTTACAAGGACCGTTATGATCAGTCTTGGTCATTAGTCGGAGAACTTGACGTTTTAGATCTTACCGTAGAAAATGAGCAAATTGATTATGGAAAATATCCGGATGTCCTTGCAAGATTATACAGTTCCTTAAGCTCCCATCCGGGAAGATATATCGTAGTTGACGCAAAACCAGGATATGAATTCGTTGGTGAAGGAAGTCCTACCCATCTGGGTGGTGCATCACACGGGTCTATACACAAAGATGATTCGTTGATTCCGATGATCGTAACAGGCACTGATTTGAAACCGAAGCATTTACGAATTGTTGATATGAAATCCTGGATTTTACAAATATTAAAGAACTAA
- a CDS encoding flagellar basal body rod protein, with amino-acid sequence MKKFGLLVLGGIAAIVLLANLGPMIGLAISLVILYYSVKQFTKTDSTGAKVGWAIVGLIALAVTASNVPAVLGIAALYILYVVYKNWNKEDEVVKEEVNDPFTNFERQWSELKRS; translated from the coding sequence ATGAAAAAATTTGGATTACTCGTTCTCGGTGGAATTGCTGCCATCGTGCTGCTAGCAAATCTCGGTCCAATGATCGGACTCGCAATCAGCCTCGTTATCCTGTATTACTCCGTCAAACAATTTACGAAGACGGATTCTACCGGAGCGAAAGTTGGCTGGGCGATAGTAGGGTTGATCGCGCTGGCTGTTACCGCTTCGAACGTTCCAGCTGTTCTAGGCATAGCGGCGTTGTATATTCTTTACGTCGTTTATAAGAATTGGAACAAGGAAGATGAAGTGGTAAAAGAAGAAGTCAACGATCCATTCACGAATTTTGAACGCCAGTGGTCAGAGCTAAAGCGCAGCTAA
- a CDS encoding metal-dependent hydrolase: MNILRLGHAMYLLTSKEGKRYLIDPFFDMNPGCPAEFQTESFMRRIDAVFLTHGHFDHTSGLQKLKDAQPDCLVIAQYDLAMILMQKGLQNVYPLNLGGSFQLADVKATMVQARHTSSYGETEGTPIYAGESAGFVFDFTDDHTLYHSGDTTLMMDMKLIQEVYEPTVAILSSSGQFTMGPKEAAYAVEHLLDVDYVIPSHTFPTKETAASPEALEALLGTFPIIETMMDKDKELEEELADEKHTKVVVMGYGEEVTFKRGKVPVYKL; the protein is encoded by the coding sequence ATGAATATTTTACGGTTAGGTCATGCGATGTACTTGCTCACAAGCAAAGAGGGAAAGCGGTATTTGATCGATCCATTTTTCGATATGAATCCTGGATGTCCTGCGGAATTTCAAACAGAATCTTTTATGAGAAGAATTGATGCGGTCTTTTTGACGCATGGACATTTTGACCATACAAGTGGATTACAAAAACTAAAAGATGCTCAACCGGACTGTCTGGTTATCGCACAGTACGACCTTGCGATGATTCTCATGCAAAAGGGACTTCAAAACGTGTACCCATTGAACTTAGGAGGTTCGTTTCAGCTAGCCGATGTAAAGGCAACGATGGTGCAGGCGAGGCATACGTCCAGTTATGGGGAAACGGAAGGGACTCCGATTTATGCAGGCGAATCAGCGGGTTTTGTATTTGATTTTACAGATGACCATACGCTGTACCATTCTGGTGATACGACACTTATGATGGATATGAAATTAATTCAAGAGGTATACGAACCGACAGTTGCAATATTAAGTTCGTCAGGACAATTTACAATGGGTCCGAAAGAAGCAGCATATGCGGTAGAGCATTTACTTGATGTAGACTATGTAATTCCGAGTCATACGTTCCCGACGAAGGAAACGGCAGCTTCACCTGAGGCATTGGAAGCACTTTTGGGTACATTTCCTATTATAGAGACGATGATGGATAAGGATAAAGAATTGGAAGAGGAATTAGCGGATGAAAAACATACAAAAGTCGTTGTGATGGGATATGGGGAGGAAGTAACGTTTAAGAGAGGAAAAGTCCCTGTTTACAAATTATAG
- a CDS encoding PspA/IM30 family protein, with protein sequence MANVFKRLKNTLEADFHEMLDSKEQKNPIALLNQYLRECEREVEKVRKLVERQYLLKEEFTREYNQAYELAAKRKRQAEVASEAGETELHQFALQEQVQYEERTARLKESRDQAIQHLGELEQKYEEMKHKIKDMHIKRMELMGRENMTRAHHKMNNVLDSTKHSDKPFSRFEEMENYLDRLEHQVNTGYHRHTIDARIAELEKQLKNEKEKSTTTA encoded by the coding sequence ATGGCAAATGTATTCAAACGTTTAAAAAACACGCTTGAAGCGGATTTTCACGAAATGCTAGATTCCAAGGAACAAAAGAACCCGATCGCATTGCTGAACCAATATTTACGCGAGTGTGAGCGAGAGGTTGAAAAGGTTCGAAAGCTTGTTGAACGACAATATTTGCTGAAGGAAGAGTTTACCCGCGAGTACAATCAAGCGTATGAGCTTGCTGCAAAACGGAAGCGTCAGGCAGAGGTTGCATCCGAAGCTGGAGAAACAGAGCTTCATCAATTTGCACTTCAAGAGCAGGTCCAATATGAGGAACGGACTGCCCGTCTGAAGGAATCCCGCGATCAGGCGATCCAGCATCTCGGTGAGCTTGAGCAAAAGTATGAGGAAATGAAGCATAAGATCAAGGACATGCACATTAAGCGGATGGAGCTGATGGGAAGAGAAAACATGACACGTGCCCATCACAAAATGAATAACGTGCTTGACTCAACAAAACATTCCGACAAGCCGTTCTCCCGTTTTGAGGAGATGGAAAATTACTTGGATCGTCTGGAGCATCAAGTAAACACAGGGTACCACCGTCATACGATCGATGCGCGAATTGCCGAGCTTGAGAAACAGTTGAAGAATGAAAAGGAAAAATCTACTACAACTGCATAG
- a CDS encoding class I SAM-dependent methyltransferase, whose amino-acid sequence MHTNKFSVIAHRNHEICNPISKEKLMNVIDKVQLDRGQAILDVGAGKCDVLIQLVRKYGVIGTAVEIEEAYLNEAKGRTSDLIDSEQLSFIQEDAKQVIERYKESFDMAICLGATHALGDYRSTLEQLSETIKPGGYLLIGEGYWKRKPDPDYLEALGAEEEELLTHYENIALAEQLDLIPMWASVTSEDEWDAYEWLYSSSMERYCLEHPEDPDVEWMNERIRKWRSTYLRWGRDTLGFGLYLFQVKKV is encoded by the coding sequence ATGCATACAAATAAATTTTCTGTAATTGCACATCGAAATCACGAAATCTGTAATCCGATCAGTAAAGAAAAACTCATGAATGTCATTGATAAAGTTCAGCTTGATCGTGGTCAAGCTATACTTGATGTTGGAGCAGGCAAATGTGATGTGCTTATCCAATTGGTCCGAAAATATGGTGTGATCGGAACTGCGGTTGAAATTGAAGAGGCTTATTTAAATGAAGCAAAGGGTCGAACTAGTGACCTGATCGATTCAGAGCAACTCAGCTTTATCCAAGAGGATGCGAAACAGGTTATTGAACGTTACAAGGAATCATTTGATATGGCAATCTGCCTTGGGGCAACCCATGCGCTTGGTGACTATCGATCGACGTTGGAGCAATTGAGTGAAACGATCAAACCAGGTGGGTATTTGTTGATCGGGGAAGGATACTGGAAACGAAAACCGGACCCTGATTATTTGGAGGCATTAGGAGCGGAGGAAGAGGAGTTGCTGACCCATTATGAGAATATTGCGCTTGCTGAACAACTGGATTTAATCCCGATGTGGGCGAGTGTTACGAGTGAAGATGAATGGGATGCATACGAGTGGCTATATTCTTCATCCATGGAAAGATATTGTTTGGAGCATCCAGAGGATCCGGATGTCGAGTGGATGAACGAACGGATCCGAAAGTGGCGATCCACCTATTTACGTTGGGGCAGAGACACGCTCGGCTTCGGACTATATTTGTTTCAAGTTAAGAAAGTGTAA
- a CDS encoding DEAD/DEAH box helicase, which produces MTTNWDYISTTKPFIQKVWEKAGFNEPTTIQTEAVPFILEGKDVIAESPTGTGKTLAYLLPILERIDVEQNDPQAVILASSRELVMQIFEEVQKWTEDSGIKGASIIGGANPKRQLEKLKKHPQVIIGTPGRVEELIKMKKLKMHEVKTVVLDEVDQLLVPEHLGTVRAIIKSTLNDRQLLLFSATLSEKAVEIGKELTANTEVIRVKQQAIKQGDVDHLYFISERRDKIKVLEKFARMTDVKALAFGKDIGELQVLKEKMDYKNVPVGLLHSELKKNERQTALKQFRSGKTSLLLATDVAARGLDVKGLTHVIQIDVSEDKGQYLHRAGRTGRAGASGTVVTIVTKGEEQSLNRMARALDIQLQKKSFYKGKIVDER; this is translated from the coding sequence ATGACAACGAATTGGGATTATATATCGACAACAAAACCATTTATCCAAAAGGTATGGGAGAAGGCGGGATTTAATGAACCGACGACCATTCAGACGGAAGCAGTTCCGTTCATTTTAGAGGGCAAAGACGTAATTGCGGAATCGCCGACTGGTACAGGAAAAACCCTCGCTTATCTGCTGCCGATTTTAGAACGGATTGATGTGGAACAAAATGATCCGCAGGCTGTAATCCTCGCATCTTCACGTGAATTGGTCATGCAGATTTTTGAAGAGGTACAGAAATGGACGGAGGACAGCGGGATCAAGGGTGCGTCAATAATCGGTGGCGCAAACCCGAAACGGCAGCTCGAAAAATTAAAGAAACATCCTCAAGTGATCATCGGGACACCGGGCCGGGTGGAAGAGCTGATTAAAATGAAAAAGTTGAAAATGCATGAGGTGAAAACAGTGGTTCTTGATGAAGTCGATCAATTACTCGTGCCAGAACATCTCGGTACGGTTCGAGCGATCATCAAGTCGACCTTGAACGATCGCCAGTTATTGCTATTTTCAGCGACCTTATCTGAAAAAGCAGTGGAGATCGGCAAGGAGCTTACTGCAAATACTGAGGTGATCAGGGTTAAACAACAGGCGATTAAGCAGGGCGATGTTGATCACCTATACTTTATCAGTGAACGTAGAGATAAAATCAAGGTACTGGAGAAGTTTGCAAGAATGACTGACGTCAAGGCACTTGCATTCGGCAAAGATATTGGGGAGCTTCAAGTTTTAAAAGAGAAAATGGATTACAAAAACGTACCAGTGGGACTGCTTCATAGCGAGTTGAAGAAAAACGAAAGACAGACAGCACTCAAACAATTCCGCAGCGGTAAAACGAGCCTGCTTTTAGCAACGGATGTAGCAGCACGCGGTTTAGACGTAAAAGGTTTGACGCATGTGATTCAGATCGATGTGTCCGAGGATAAGGGGCAATACCTCCATCGTGCTGGGAGAACCGGACGAGCTGGTGCGAGCGGTACTGTCGTTACAATCGTTACGAAGGGTGAGGAGCAGTCGTTGAATCGAATGGCCCGTGCTCTCGATATTCAGCTTCAAAAGAAGTCATTTTACAAAGGGAAAATAGTTGATGAGCGCTAA
- the lgt gene encoding prolipoprotein diacylglyceryl transferase, whose translation MVTNKTIDPVAIDLGPIQIYWYAVMILTGAFIGLWLAVRESERHGLPKDTFFDLVSIGIPISIIFARAYYVIFKWGYYAEHPGEIIAIWEGGLAMHGVLIGAVLTVIVYAKMQDISFWKLADILAPSLILAQAIGRWGNFINQEAHGGPVTRGFLEGLYLPDFIINQMYIDGTYYHPTFLYESLWNFGGFIVLMSLRRVNLRRGELFLSYLIYYSIGRFFIEGMRTDSLMLTEQLRVAQVISVILIFAVMVGIWYRRKKGYSDIRYLDNAM comes from the coding sequence ATGGTAACGAATAAAACTATCGACCCAGTTGCGATCGACCTCGGTCCGATACAAATTTACTGGTATGCAGTCATGATCCTTACCGGCGCATTTATTGGCCTGTGGCTAGCCGTACGTGAAAGTGAGCGGCATGGTCTCCCGAAAGACACCTTTTTTGATCTAGTGTCTATTGGTATCCCGATTTCAATCATATTTGCACGAGCTTATTACGTGATTTTCAAATGGGGTTATTATGCCGAGCACCCGGGGGAAATCATTGCCATCTGGGAAGGTGGGCTCGCTATGCACGGCGTTCTGATTGGTGCGGTGTTAACCGTCATCGTATATGCGAAAATGCAAGATATTTCTTTCTGGAAACTTGCTGACATTTTGGCGCCAAGCCTGATTTTGGCTCAGGCAATCGGACGCTGGGGAAATTTTATTAATCAGGAAGCCCACGGTGGTCCTGTAACGCGGGGGTTTCTCGAAGGTCTGTATTTGCCCGATTTTATCATTAACCAGATGTACATCGATGGGACATACTATCATCCAACGTTTTTATATGAGTCTCTTTGGAATTTTGGCGGTTTTATCGTACTGATGTCCCTCCGTCGGGTAAATTTAAGGAGAGGCGAGTTGTTTTTATCATATCTCATTTATTATTCGATCGGCCGTTTTTTTATCGAAGGTATGAGGACAGACAGCTTAATGCTGACTGAACAGTTACGGGTGGCACAAGTTATTTCCGTAATACTAATCTTTGCAGTGATGGTGGGTATCTGGTACCGCAGGAAAAAAGGATATTCCGATATCCGCTACTTAGATAATGCAATGTAA
- a CDS encoding YwbE family protein produces MNGQNRKDITPGIEVNIVLKKDQRTGAKTRGTVKNILTNSKFHPHGIKVRLEDGQVGRVQDILSNNE; encoded by the coding sequence ATGAACGGACAAAATCGAAAAGACATTACACCAGGGATTGAAGTGAACATCGTCTTAAAAAAAGATCAACGGACTGGAGCGAAAACGCGAGGCACCGTAAAGAATATTCTAACGAATTCAAAGTTCCATCCACACGGTATCAAAGTACGCCTAGAGGATGGACAGGTCGGACGTGTCCAGGATATCCTTTCCAACAATGAATAA
- a CDS encoding ketopantoate reductase family protein, with the protein MKIVVVGAGALGAYFGARWHEAGIPVQFLVRNRRANQLKENGLSIQSPQGDYRIEQPNLVEHTDEIEQADLVFLSVKSYHLNDSLFSTLKKLVNKGAKVLPVLNGITHIDALQQKLGEEAVLGGLIHIISTLDENGNVVHSSEQHDLTFGALHPSQHRFCRKLQRTFEAANMNSIVSDEILLNLWLKYTFINAFSGVTTAGDLNIGTIRKNNTTLQLGKSVLNEMKDLSNAYDVRLTDEHVEKAIAQIHRFPGEATSSMHRDKEKGLPLEVEHLLGGAMKLAEHKGVQVPSIKALYALIKPYENGPKAIL; encoded by the coding sequence ATGAAAATTGTCGTAGTCGGTGCAGGAGCACTCGGGGCATATTTCGGAGCAAGATGGCATGAGGCAGGAATTCCAGTCCAGTTTCTCGTACGGAATCGTCGCGCAAACCAGCTTAAGGAAAATGGCCTTTCAATTCAAAGTCCTCAGGGTGATTACCGGATTGAACAACCGAACCTGGTTGAACATACCGATGAAATCGAACAAGCAGACCTTGTTTTTCTGTCTGTCAAAAGCTATCACCTGAACGATTCCCTTTTTTCCACATTAAAAAAGCTCGTCAACAAGGGCGCAAAGGTTTTACCGGTGTTAAACGGGATCACGCATATCGATGCACTTCAACAAAAGCTTGGAGAAGAAGCAGTTCTAGGTGGGTTGATCCACATCATTTCAACATTAGACGAAAACGGAAATGTCGTCCATTCGAGTGAACAGCATGACTTGACGTTCGGCGCCCTCCACCCGTCACAGCATAGGTTTTGCAGGAAGCTTCAACGAACCTTTGAAGCAGCGAATATGAATAGCATTGTGAGTGACGAAATCCTGCTCAATCTCTGGCTCAAATACACGTTCATCAATGCTTTCTCAGGTGTGACGACTGCTGGTGACTTGAATATTGGAACCATTCGTAAAAACAACACAACATTACAACTAGGTAAAAGCGTCCTGAATGAAATGAAGGATCTCTCCAATGCCTATGATGTGCGATTGACAGATGAACATGTGGAAAAAGCGATTGCCCAAATTCACCGTTTTCCTGGTGAAGCAACCTCATCCATGCACCGTGATAAAGAAAAAGGCTTGCCGCTCGAAGTCGAGCACTTACTCGGAGGGGCGATGAAACTTGCAGAGCACAAAGGAGTGCAGGTTCCGTCAATTAAAGCACTCTATGCACTGATCAAGCCCTATGAAAACGGACCAAAAGCTATATTATAA
- a CDS encoding diacylglycerol kinase family protein, with amino-acid sequence MKTNKKAIVIYNPGAGKRRKHRHVPAMIGNLANLGFDITTYHIKNFAQLEEPVTMACRHNVHSIFIFGGDGTVNRCIQCISKESYRPKIGIIPLGTSNEFAKYLGMPTKLVDVLPIIHRQNIKSIDIGKIGNHYFANIAAAGWLTDITYKTSPILKSWLGELAYCLSFFKSFLFTKQTNVITITLPQKKILCELSLFLIMNGNSVGPFDRLIDCMNRDDGHFHLITLQKTNKFSLFFTLLLKMLHLPDRRTIFEYQAIRSIDISFTDLLPFNLDGEQAHINSLNFEVLQGHLNVYTLK; translated from the coding sequence ATGAAGACTAATAAAAAAGCGATTGTTATTTATAATCCTGGAGCAGGAAAAAGAAGAAAACACAGACATGTACCTGCAATGATTGGGAATCTTGCTAATCTTGGCTTTGACATAACGACGTATCACATCAAAAATTTTGCCCAACTAGAAGAACCCGTAACAATGGCTTGTAGACATAACGTACATTCCATTTTTATTTTTGGTGGAGATGGAACGGTTAATCGATGTATTCAATGTATATCTAAAGAATCATATCGACCCAAAATTGGAATTATTCCTCTTGGCACGAGTAATGAGTTTGCAAAATATTTAGGTATGCCGACCAAATTAGTTGACGTTTTGCCTATCATCCATAGACAAAATATAAAATCAATTGACATTGGTAAAATCGGCAATCATTATTTTGCAAATATTGCTGCTGCTGGCTGGTTAACTGATATTACATATAAAACTTCTCCTATCCTAAAGTCATGGTTAGGTGAGTTGGCTTACTGCCTTTCTTTTTTTAAATCCTTTTTATTTACAAAACAAACGAATGTAATTACAATAACGCTTCCGCAAAAGAAAATATTGTGTGAGCTCTCTCTGTTTTTAATAATGAATGGGAATTCCGTGGGTCCGTTCGATCGGTTAATTGATTGTATGAATCGTGATGATGGACATTTTCATTTAATCACGTTACAAAAAACAAATAAGTTTAGTTTATTTTTTACATTACTGCTTAAAATGCTTCATCTACCAGATCGCCGGACAATTTTTGAGTATCAAGCGATTCGTTCTATAGATATTTCATTTACGGATCTACTACCTTTTAACCTAGATGGCGAACAAGCACATATTAATAGCCTAAACTTTGAGGTATTACAAGGGCACCTCAATGTCTATACTTTAAAGTAA